The Nitrogeniibacter aestuarii genome has a window encoding:
- a CDS encoding ATP-binding protein gives MIYSPAHAPSFDLGRCEAEPIHLLGQVQSHGFVLVLDENETVVAISGNLEALVGRIAQQAQRPLQLDDLPEHMAELIRDHRADVAEQDDSPGVYCGFCDCGPDGQGRASRYELVLRKNAQGLLLVDFLPWVESGARRNEAVWLQHEIHRMLNTLSRLDSIERFADTLATEFKRFSGYDRVMIYRFDEDHNGEVIAEALEDGLEPYKGLHYPASDIPAQARALYVSNRVRHVFDVEDVGEALWVNADQPGPVDLSHSFLRSVSPIHIQYLKNMGVRATLTVSLIVDGALWGLIACHHNSAKAAPYAFLNSTKFLSRIVSSELVRVIQHESERQFDLLAEIQTQLIGKMNRTDRFMEALVGPQPNITQLLNADSAMVFFSSDVFTIGDAPTKEEASRLLAWVKAQVKPSDMIYTSTRLPHEYPAAEGFKHVASGVIVLFLSFDRNDAVMWFRKGVVETVSWAGDPRKAVVADPAGQMSRLQPRASFDEWKEVRSGISRPWTAAELHTAKSLRNPIVEMTLKQGVLLEKLNQELVQARNDAVLANQRKTDAISNMSHEVRTPLNSIIGYTELLKYGKAGALTEDQQRYINYAADNARHLLSIINDILDIAKIEAGSLALHREPTNVVAVMDESLMLVQPLFNEKQVTLGKTYRDETGLVVHGDRKRLKQVFVNLLSNAAKYNKPQGGVEVKLYLETVDGRRYAVIDVHDSGIGMSDDQLEKLFSRFYRVESGEHRKVDGTGLGLSITKQLVELHQGYIQVSSKLGIGSQFKVYLPVSI, from the coding sequence ATGATCTATTCCCCCGCCCATGCGCCCAGCTTCGATCTGGGGCGATGTGAGGCTGAGCCGATCCATTTGCTCGGTCAGGTGCAGTCCCACGGCTTTGTGCTGGTGCTCGACGAAAACGAAACCGTTGTCGCCATCAGTGGCAACCTTGAGGCACTCGTGGGCCGGATTGCGCAACAGGCGCAGCGTCCGCTCCAGCTCGATGACCTGCCCGAGCACATGGCCGAACTGATTCGCGACCATCGCGCCGATGTGGCCGAGCAGGACGATTCTCCCGGCGTGTACTGCGGTTTCTGCGATTGCGGGCCCGACGGGCAAGGTCGCGCATCGCGCTATGAGCTGGTGTTGCGCAAGAATGCGCAGGGCTTGTTGCTTGTGGATTTCCTGCCCTGGGTCGAGAGCGGGGCCCGGCGCAATGAGGCGGTGTGGCTCCAGCATGAAATCCATCGCATGCTCAATACACTCAGCAGGCTCGATTCGATCGAGCGGTTCGCCGACACGCTGGCCACCGAGTTCAAGCGCTTTTCTGGCTACGACCGGGTGATGATCTATCGCTTCGATGAGGATCACAACGGGGAAGTGATCGCCGAGGCGCTGGAGGACGGCCTGGAGCCATACAAGGGCTTGCACTACCCCGCGTCGGATATCCCGGCCCAGGCGCGAGCCTTGTATGTGTCGAACCGCGTGCGCCATGTGTTCGACGTGGAGGACGTGGGCGAAGCGCTGTGGGTCAATGCCGACCAGCCCGGGCCTGTCGATCTCTCACACAGCTTCTTGCGCAGTGTGTCGCCCATCCACATCCAGTACCTCAAGAACATGGGGGTGCGGGCGACCCTGACCGTATCCTTGATTGTCGACGGCGCGCTTTGGGGCCTGATTGCCTGCCACCACAACTCGGCCAAGGCCGCGCCGTATGCGTTTCTGAACAGCACCAAGTTCCTCAGCCGCATCGTTTCCAGCGAACTGGTCCGCGTGATCCAGCATGAGTCCGAGCGCCAGTTCGATCTGCTTGCCGAAATCCAGACCCAGCTGATCGGCAAGATGAATCGCACCGATCGATTCATGGAGGCACTGGTGGGGCCGCAACCGAACATCACCCAGTTGCTCAATGCCGACAGCGCCATGGTGTTCTTCTCGTCGGATGTTTTCACCATCGGGGATGCTCCGACCAAGGAAGAGGCCAGCCGACTGCTGGCGTGGGTGAAGGCGCAGGTCAAGCCGTCGGACATGATTTACACCTCGACCCGCCTGCCTCACGAGTACCCGGCGGCGGAAGGCTTCAAGCATGTGGCCAGTGGCGTGATCGTGCTGTTTCTGTCCTTTGACCGCAACGATGCGGTCATGTGGTTCCGCAAGGGCGTCGTCGAGACCGTATCGTGGGCGGGTGATCCGCGTAAAGCGGTGGTTGCGGACCCGGCCGGTCAGATGAGCCGGCTGCAGCCGCGGGCGTCGTTCGATGAATGGAAAGAGGTGCGCTCGGGCATCTCCCGGCCGTGGACCGCAGCTGAACTGCACACGGCCAAGAGCCTGCGCAATCCCATCGTGGAAATGACGCTCAAGCAGGGCGTCCTGCTCGAAAAGCTCAATCAGGAGCTGGTCCAGGCGCGCAACGATGCGGTGCTGGCCAACCAGCGCAAGACCGACGCCATCTCGAACATGTCGCACGAGGTGCGCACGCCGCTCAATTCGATCATTGGCTACACCGAGCTGCTCAAGTACGGCAAGGCCGGCGCGCTCACCGAAGATCAGCAGCGCTACATCAACTATGCGGCGGACAATGCCCGCCACCTGCTTTCGATCATCAACGACATTCTCGACATCGCCAAGATCGAGGCCGGCAGCCTGGCCCTGCATCGCGAGCCCACCAATGTGGTGGCTGTGATGGATGAGTCACTCATGCTCGTTCAGCCGCTGTTCAACGAAAAGCAGGTGACGCTGGGCAAGACCTACCGCGATGAAACCGGGTTGGTGGTGCACGGCGATCGCAAGCGGCTCAAGCAGGTGTTCGTGAATCTGCTCTCCAATGCGGCCAAGTACAACAAGCCGCAGGGCGGGGTCGAGGTGAAGCTGTATCTGGAAACCGTCGATGGCCGGCGCTACGCGGTCATCGACGTGCACGACTCGGGCATCGGTATGAGTGATGACCAGCTCGAAAAGCTGTTCAGCCGTTTCTACCGGGTGGAGAGTGGCGAGCACCGCAAGGTGGACGGGACCGGACTCGGTTTATCGATTACCAAGCAACTGGTCGAGCTGCATCAGGGTTACATCCAGGTGAGCAGCAAACTGGGTATCGGCAGTCAGTTCAAGGTCTATCTGCCGGTGTCGATCTGA
- a CDS encoding response regulator, with amino-acid sequence MNVFIVEDNPLNAELAVKLLEDEGARVRQFSMAEDALEALREEVPDIVLLDMNLPGMNGYEAARQIGRDARTHHVPVVAFTAMALSGEADRAIQCGCCGVIYKPIDVLSFTSTVRGFILPGGQQEPMAPASGAQQASTDNSRALAFHAEHSISADQRVEQLAHTTMNQISILKSGIYYLLHSKSSSEQLTEKQRRTLLEMEKAMDVLRDKNRFMIDIVAKRVE; translated from the coding sequence ATGAATGTTTTCATTGTTGAAGACAACCCGCTCAATGCCGAGCTGGCGGTCAAGCTGCTTGAGGACGAGGGCGCCCGTGTGCGTCAGTTCTCGATGGCGGAGGATGCTCTCGAGGCCCTGCGCGAAGAGGTGCCGGATATCGTTCTGCTCGACATGAACCTGCCCGGCATGAACGGGTACGAGGCCGCTCGCCAGATCGGCCGGGACGCCAGGACGCATCATGTGCCGGTGGTGGCCTTCACCGCGATGGCGCTCAGTGGCGAAGCCGACCGGGCGATTCAATGCGGTTGTTGCGGCGTGATCTACAAACCGATTGACGTGTTGAGTTTCACCAGCACGGTGCGCGGTTTCATTCTGCCCGGCGGCCAACAGGAGCCGATGGCGCCGGCGTCCGGTGCTCAACAGGCCAGCACCGACAATTCGCGTGCACTGGCGTTCCATGCCGAGCATTCCATTTCGGCGGACCAGCGTGTTGAACAGCTGGCTCATACCACGATGAACCAGATCTCGATTCTCAAGAGCGGCATTTACTACTTGCTGCACAGCAAGAGCTCAAGCGAGCAGCTGACCGAGAAGCAGCGCCGTACCTTGCTGGAGATGGAGAAGGCGATGGACGTGCTGCGTGACAAGAACCGGTTCATGATCGACATCGTGGCCAAGCGCGTCGAATGA
- a CDS encoding biliverdin-producing heme oxygenase — protein sequence MSLSENLCSVSHRSARTCLREATMPWHARLEQTAFAQVPLSADVSTRDYAGHLATWFAVIAPLEERIVRCLSAAEARALAGCAWRYAPRQADLARDLAALGEPVTMPAPAVWPSHLLPTSTWTAIGAAYVLEGSRLGGQLIARHLRASLGEAVPLAYYGGGLAQWHAFLSVLELEDAMHNLEHMVSGAVEAFCGIHECVTGVSTPRAA from the coding sequence ATGAGCCTGTCGGAAAACCTCTGCTCCGTGTCGCATCGAAGTGCTCGCACTTGTCTTCGCGAAGCCACGATGCCGTGGCATGCTCGGCTCGAGCAGACCGCCTTTGCTCAGGTTCCGCTGTCGGCCGATGTGTCGACGCGTGACTATGCCGGACATCTGGCAACATGGTTTGCCGTGATTGCCCCGCTGGAGGAGCGTATCGTGAGATGCCTGAGCGCGGCGGAAGCGCGAGCGCTGGCAGGCTGCGCGTGGCGGTATGCGCCCCGGCAAGCGGACCTGGCCCGGGACCTGGCTGCATTGGGCGAGCCGGTGACGATGCCCGCGCCCGCCGTGTGGCCGTCTCATCTTTTGCCGACATCCACCTGGACTGCCATCGGAGCGGCTTACGTGCTTGAGGGCTCTCGTCTGGGGGGGCAACTGATCGCACGGCACCTGCGAGCGAGCCTCGGAGAGGCGGTGCCGTTGGCGTATTACGGCGGAGGTCTGGCCCAATGGCACGCCTTTCTCTCCGTGCTCGAACTTGAAGATGCGATGCACAATCTCGAACACATGGTGAGCGGCGCGGTCGAAGCATTTTGCGGTATCCACGAATGCGTCACTGGTGTATCGACTCCCCGTGCCGCGTGA
- the ilvA gene encoding threonine ammonia-lyase encodes MVAPDPIALDLKALQSARARIGTAVLHTAQWTNDPLSQDLGFALQFKLENLQRTGSFKIRGATHKLARLLESDRPQGVIAASAGNHAQGVARAAALAGVPATVVMPTSAPLTKIEACRRLGATIELEGDTLEVAARRARELAAAHDWVFLHPYDDWDVIAGQGSCGLEMLEDAPDMTVAVVPLGGGGLISGIALALKLQRPDIRIIGVQTEAVAPYRRYLTDGVLEPVPAGAFTIADGIKVKQPGALTRQVIARYVDEIVTVDDNAIAEAVVTLLERTRTIGEGAGVVGLAALMQGKIAIRPDDTVVCVISGGNIDMSLVGRSIDYGLASSGRLMSVAVTVSDTPGHLMRVIREVAALGMNIRHVEHRRGELHVAVGMTEVILEIETRDAVHQQELLQHFAAQGLAARNMLR; translated from the coding sequence ATGGTCGCTCCTGACCCGATCGCGCTTGATCTGAAGGCCTTGCAGTCGGCACGCGCGCGCATCGGTACGGCCGTCTTGCATACCGCGCAATGGACCAATGACCCGCTGTCGCAGGATCTGGGCTTTGCCCTGCAGTTCAAGCTCGAAAACCTGCAGCGGACGGGCTCTTTCAAGATTCGCGGGGCCACACACAAACTCGCTCGCCTGCTCGAATCGGATCGTCCGCAAGGCGTCATCGCCGCCTCGGCCGGCAATCATGCCCAGGGCGTGGCGCGGGCAGCGGCGCTGGCGGGTGTCCCGGCGACAGTGGTGATGCCAACCAGCGCGCCGCTGACCAAGATCGAAGCCTGTCGCCGGCTGGGCGCGACCATTGAGCTGGAAGGCGACACGCTGGAGGTGGCAGCCCGCCGGGCGCGCGAGCTGGCGGCCGCCCATGACTGGGTCTTTCTGCATCCCTACGACGATTGGGATGTGATCGCCGGGCAGGGCAGTTGCGGGCTGGAAATGCTCGAGGATGCGCCCGACATGACGGTGGCGGTCGTGCCACTCGGTGGTGGTGGGTTGATCTCGGGCATTGCGCTGGCGCTCAAGCTGCAGCGACCCGATATCCGCATCATCGGCGTGCAGACCGAGGCGGTGGCGCCGTATCGGCGTTACCTCACCGACGGTGTGCTGGAACCGGTCCCGGCGGGCGCCTTCACCATTGCCGACGGCATCAAGGTGAAACAGCCGGGCGCGCTCACCCGGCAGGTCATCGCCCGATATGTGGACGAGATCGTGACCGTGGACGACAACGCCATTGCCGAGGCCGTTGTCACCTTGCTCGAACGCACCCGGACCATCGGTGAAGGCGCCGGCGTGGTGGGGCTGGCCGCGCTCATGCAGGGCAAGATCGCCATTCGCCCGGATGACACCGTGGTCTGCGTGATTTCAGGCGGCAACATCGACATGAGCCTGGTGGGGCGTTCCATCGACTACGGCCTGGCCTCGTCGGGCCGGCTCATGAGCGTGGCGGTGACCGTGTCGGACACCCCGGGTCACCTGATGCGCGTGATCCGCGAAGTGGCGGCGCTGGGCATGAACATCCGCCACGTGGAGCATCGCCGCGGCGAACTGCACGTGGCGGTCGGCATGACCGAAGTCATTCTGGAAATCGAGACCCGCGATGCCGTGCATCAGCAGGAACTGCTGCAGCACTTCGCCGCCCAGGGGCTGGCGGCCCGCAACATGTTGCGCTGA
- a CDS encoding phytanoyl-CoA dioxygenase family protein — MSDADTGRAGFEQHGCLWFRRAIDTPEIEHLKQCIEPGTHPGHRVDREHPLFRAVAGGRVTETVRSVWPAARPVRVLAFNKTDASNWQLGWHQDRVIAVDRRVDLPGFGAWSLKSGIWHCEPPESVLSNMLFVRVHLDEHTRANGGMEIAVGSHREGRILAAEASRIAGRYPVETTVAEAGDALVLAMHTLHRSPAAQDADARATLRVDFALAPLPAPLQWA, encoded by the coding sequence ATGAGCGACGCCGACACCGGTCGGGCCGGGTTCGAGCAACACGGCTGTCTGTGGTTCAGGCGGGCCATCGACACGCCAGAGATCGAACACCTCAAACAATGCATTGAGCCGGGTACGCATCCGGGGCATCGTGTAGATCGTGAGCATCCGCTTTTCCGCGCGGTGGCGGGCGGCCGCGTGACCGAGACGGTGCGCTCGGTCTGGCCAGCAGCGAGGCCGGTGCGCGTGCTGGCCTTCAACAAGACCGACGCGTCGAACTGGCAGCTGGGGTGGCATCAGGATCGCGTCATTGCCGTGGATCGGCGTGTCGACCTGCCGGGCTTTGGCGCCTGGTCGCTCAAGTCGGGCATCTGGCACTGCGAGCCGCCCGAATCCGTGCTGTCCAACATGCTCTTCGTGCGGGTGCATCTGGACGAGCACACCCGCGCCAACGGCGGCATGGAGATTGCCGTGGGCTCGCATCGGGAGGGCCGCATCCTGGCGGCGGAGGCGTCACGGATCGCCGGACGATACCCCGTCGAAACCACCGTCGCCGAGGCCGGCGACGCGCTGGTGCTGGCCATGCACACGCTTCATCGATCGCCCGCCGCGCAGGACGCCGACGCCCGCGCGACCCTGAGAGTCGACTTCGCGCTGGCCCCCTTGCCGGCGCCGCTGCAGTGGGCATGA
- a CDS encoding DMT family protein, translated as MSPILSTIGLLTLSNVFMTFAWYAHLKEMSAKPWFVAALVSWGIALFEYLLQVPANRIGYSVLSVGQLKIVQEVITLSVFVPFSLFYLKEPLKLDYLWAGLCLLGAVYFMFRSKLG; from the coding sequence ATGTCCCCCATCCTCTCGACCATCGGCCTGCTGACGCTCAGTAACGTGTTCATGACCTTCGCGTGGTATGCCCACCTCAAGGAAATGAGCGCCAAACCCTGGTTCGTGGCTGCACTGGTGAGCTGGGGCATTGCCCTGTTCGAATATCTGCTGCAGGTGCCGGCCAATCGCATCGGCTACTCGGTGCTGAGTGTTGGGCAGCTCAAGATCGTGCAGGAGGTGATCACCCTGAGCGTGTTCGTGCCGTTCTCACTCTTTTATCTCAAAGAGCCCCTGAAACTGGATTACCTCTGGGCAGGGCTGTGCCTGCTCGGGGCGGTGTACTTCATGTTCAGGAGCAAGCTCGGATGA
- a CDS encoding extracellular solute-binding protein: MKHMLLGLFAAMAMSASAHAEEEQVLNLYSARHYQVDEALYDDFEATTGIRINRVEGNEQELLERILREGEHSPADVFITVDVARLAQAEANNVFAETGSAYLDERIPAHLRAKTWYAFSQRARLIIYNKRKLQAEDVPTYESLADPKLKGLVCSRSGGDTYNLTLVASLVEALGVEATEQWARGVVANFARSPKGGDLDQIKEVATGRCGVAVSNSYYVARMLNSDRVEERNLVEQRVGIVWPNQADRGTHVNISGGGLVKTAPHPKNAVKFLEYLASDSAQRHFANGNNEWPAVPSVAVDNPALDEMGAFKADTRSLWDIALHLVDAQKLLDRAGYR, translated from the coding sequence ATGAAACACATGCTGCTTGGCCTGTTCGCGGCCATGGCGATGAGTGCCTCAGCGCACGCCGAAGAAGAGCAGGTGCTCAACCTGTATTCAGCGCGTCACTACCAGGTGGACGAAGCGCTCTACGACGATTTCGAAGCCACAACCGGCATTCGTATCAACCGGGTCGAGGGCAACGAGCAGGAGTTGCTCGAACGCATTCTGCGCGAGGGCGAACACAGCCCGGCCGACGTGTTCATCACCGTCGATGTGGCGCGTCTTGCCCAGGCCGAAGCCAACAACGTGTTTGCCGAGACCGGTTCGGCCTATCTGGACGAGCGCATCCCGGCGCACCTGCGGGCGAAGACCTGGTATGCCTTTTCCCAGCGGGCGCGGCTGATCATCTACAACAAGCGCAAGCTCCAGGCCGAAGACGTCCCCACCTACGAATCGCTGGCCGACCCGAAGCTCAAGGGGCTGGTGTGCAGCCGCTCCGGCGGGGATACCTACAACCTCACGTTGGTCGCTTCCCTGGTCGAGGCCTTGGGTGTCGAGGCAACCGAGCAATGGGCGCGCGGCGTGGTGGCCAACTTTGCCCGCAGTCCCAAGGGCGGTGATCTGGACCAGATCAAGGAGGTGGCCACCGGGCGTTGCGGCGTGGCGGTCTCCAACTCCTATTACGTGGCGCGCATGCTCAATTCGGACAGGGTCGAGGAGCGCAATCTGGTCGAGCAACGGGTGGGCATCGTGTGGCCGAACCAGGCCGACCGCGGCACCCATGTCAACATCTCCGGCGGCGGCCTGGTCAAGACCGCGCCCCACCCGAAAAACGCCGTGAAGTTTCTCGAATACCTCGCCAGCGACAGCGCTCAGCGGCACTTTGCCAATGGCAACAATGAATGGCCGGCGGTCCCTTCGGTCGCGGTCGACAACCCGGCCCTCGACGAGATGGGCGCCTTCAAGGCCGATACACGTTCCCTGTGGGACATCGCCCTGCATCTGGTCGACGCGCAGAAGCTGCTGGATCGGGCCGGTTACCGCTAG
- a CDS encoding Fe2+-dependent dioxygenase — MLIPIHGVLSADEVQLLRERLDSAAWQDGTATAGTVARHVKCNEQLDDADPVAVELGNAIVRRLGEHPLFISAALPGKIYPPKFNRYADGGTYGAHVDSAIMQVPGTQVSVRTDLSATLFLADPEAYDGGALEIEGPFGIQPVKLAAGDMVLYPSSSLHRVTPVTRGARVAAFFWIESMVRDEGERSLLFDLDQSIQALQHTLPPDDPQILKLTGVYHNLLRRWATP; from the coding sequence ATGCTGATCCCGATTCACGGCGTACTCTCGGCGGACGAGGTGCAGCTGTTGCGCGAACGGCTCGATTCGGCAGCCTGGCAGGATGGCACCGCCACCGCCGGGACGGTCGCCCGCCACGTGAAGTGCAACGAACAGCTCGACGACGCCGATCCGGTGGCCGTCGAACTGGGCAATGCCATCGTGCGACGCCTGGGCGAGCATCCGTTGTTCATCTCGGCGGCACTGCCGGGGAAAATCTACCCGCCCAAGTTCAACCGCTATGCCGACGGCGGCACCTATGGCGCGCATGTGGACAGCGCCATCATGCAGGTACCCGGGACCCAGGTTTCGGTGCGCACCGACCTGTCGGCCACGCTGTTCCTGGCCGACCCGGAGGCCTACGACGGTGGCGCACTGGAAATCGAAGGGCCCTTCGGCATCCAGCCGGTCAAGCTCGCCGCGGGCGATATGGTGCTGTATCCGTCGAGCAGCCTGCACCGGGTCACGCCGGTGACCCGCGGCGCGCGGGTGGCCGCCTTTTTCTGGATCGAGAGCATGGTGCGCGATGAAGGCGAGCGCAGCCTGCTGTTCGACCTGGACCAGTCCATCCAGGCGCTGCAGCACACGCTGCCGCCGGACGACCCGCAGATCCTCAAGCTGACGGGCGTGTATCACAACCTGTTGCGGCGCTGGGCCACGCCCTGA
- a CDS encoding alpha-hydroxy acid oxidase codes for MNALTTPPERAMRLPPDIHGASDYERLAPDHLPDDCFQYLAGGSGEETSLSANRQAFSRWGILPRLLKDVRGGHTRTTLLGHPREHPLMLAPVAFQTLAHPHGETETARGAEATDTLMTVSTLSAFSLETVSAASSGAKWFQLYFQPSREVTADLVRRAARAGYEALVVTLDAPIQQPGRRALRAGFVRPASVQAASLANYAAPAQMSLSPSQSVILDGMMRDAPTMDDLMWLLKMSSLPVIVKGVLRADDALGLRMSGVDGVIVSNHGGRGLDGVPAALDCLPGIRKAVGPDYPVLFDSGVRSGADAFKAIALGANAVMIGRLQIYALAVGGALGVAHMLKLMREELEMCMALAGCRTLGDITADLLTEVPRC; via the coding sequence ATGAATGCACTGACGACACCACCCGAGCGGGCCATGCGCCTGCCGCCGGACATCCATGGGGCGTCCGACTACGAGCGCCTTGCCCCGGACCATCTCCCGGACGACTGCTTCCAGTACCTGGCCGGCGGCAGCGGGGAAGAGACAAGCCTGTCGGCCAACCGGCAGGCCTTTTCGCGTTGGGGCATTCTCCCCAGATTGTTGAAGGATGTGCGCGGCGGCCATACGCGCACCACGCTGCTGGGGCACCCACGGGAGCATCCCCTCATGCTGGCGCCGGTGGCCTTTCAGACCCTGGCCCATCCCCACGGGGAGACCGAAACCGCGCGGGGGGCGGAAGCCACCGATACGCTCATGACGGTATCGACCCTGTCGGCGTTTTCGCTCGAAACCGTCAGTGCCGCGTCGAGCGGTGCCAAATGGTTTCAGCTCTATTTCCAGCCCTCGCGCGAGGTCACGGCCGATCTCGTGCGGCGTGCCGCGCGCGCCGGCTATGAGGCGTTGGTGGTGACGCTCGATGCGCCCATCCAGCAGCCGGGGCGGCGCGCGCTGCGGGCCGGCTTCGTTCGCCCCGCGTCGGTTCAGGCCGCCAGTCTGGCCAACTATGCCGCGCCGGCGCAGATGAGCCTGAGCCCGTCGCAGAGCGTGATCCTCGACGGCATGATGCGTGACGCCCCGACCATGGACGATCTCATGTGGCTGCTCAAGATGTCGTCGCTGCCCGTGATCGTCAAGGGCGTGCTGCGCGCGGACGACGCCCTCGGCCTGCGCATGTCGGGGGTCGATGGCGTGATCGTCTCGAATCACGGCGGTCGGGGGCTGGATGGGGTGCCGGCCGCGCTGGACTGCCTGCCCGGCATCCGCAAGGCCGTGGGGCCGGACTACCCGGTGCTGTTCGACAGCGGGGTGCGTTCGGGCGCCGATGCCTTCAAGGCCATCGCCCTGGGGGCGAATGCCGTGATGATCGGCCGGCTGCAGATCTACGCCCTGGCCGTCGGTGGCGCACTCGGTGTCGCCCACATGCTCAAGCTGATGCGCGAAGAACTCGAGATGTGCATGGCGCTGGCGGGGTGCCGCACCCTGGGTGACATCACCGCCGATCTGCTCACGGAGGTGCCCCGATGCTGA